A single window of Selenomonas sputigena DNA harbors:
- a CDS encoding TatD family hydrolase codes for MELIDSHAHLDGEKFADDCAAVVERALAAGVVKIITMGDSLESSARSVALTEEFESVYAAVGIHPEEVQPMTAATDDQLAAWAAQEKVVAIGEIGLDYYWEKDEEKRALQRAIFVRQLDLARQLKLPVCIHDREAHGDMMKILKTEGRGLRGVLHCYSGSWEMAAELLKGDWYFGIDGPLTYKNAAKLPEIVQRLPAERILVETDSPYLSPMPFRGKRNEPAHVLYVAKKAAELRGESLEAFARATRENTRDLYGI; via the coding sequence ATGGAGCTGATCGATTCTCATGCGCATCTCGACGGCGAGAAGTTCGCGGACGACTGCGCCGCTGTCGTTGAGCGTGCACTGGCAGCCGGCGTCGTGAAGATCATCACGATGGGCGACAGCCTCGAGTCCTCGGCGCGGAGCGTCGCGCTCACGGAGGAGTTCGAGTCCGTCTATGCGGCAGTCGGCATCCATCCCGAGGAGGTGCAGCCGATGACGGCGGCGACGGACGACCAGCTTGCCGCCTGGGCGGCGCAGGAAAAGGTCGTCGCCATCGGCGAGATCGGGCTCGACTATTATTGGGAGAAGGACGAGGAAAAGCGTGCGCTGCAGCGTGCGATCTTCGTGCGCCAGCTCGATCTCGCGCGTCAGCTCAAGCTGCCCGTCTGCATCCACGACCGCGAGGCGCACGGCGACATGATGAAGATTCTCAAGACGGAGGGCAGAGGGCTTCGCGGCGTGCTGCACTGCTACTCGGGAAGCTGGGAGATGGCGGCGGAACTCTTGAAGGGCGACTGGTACTTCGGCATCGACGGGCCTTTGACGTACAAGAACGCCGCGAAGCTGCCCGAAATCGTGCAGCGCCTGCCGGCGGAGCGCATTCTCGTTGAGACAGATTCCCCCTACCTTTCTCCCATGCCGTTTCGCGGCAAACGCAACGAGCCTGCTCATGTACTCTACGTCGCCAAGAAGGCGGCGGAACTGCGCGGCGAGAGCCTTGAAGCCTTCGCACGGGCGACGCGCGAGAATACGCGCGATCTGTACGGGATTTGA
- a CDS encoding G5 and 3D domain-containing protein has protein sequence MVLILGVVFTTGFTDAMRNVSIDVDGKTLEVSTRYSSPELILHQAGVEIRHKDEFQLKKSDKEEKIIVQRAVPVVIEFEGDRQKVYTTRSNVGEVLKDYGYVGDRFSAELDGATRLEKNLNIKIHDLVAEKEREEEARRAQSVETSRGAMRYVREYDMEATAYLPTDGGGSGITASGMLAERGVVAVDTDVIPLGTRLYIPGYGVAIAGDTGGAINGERIDLCMESYGEAMEFGRRWVKVYVLE, from the coding sequence ATGGTGTTGATCCTCGGAGTCGTATTCACGACAGGTTTTACGGACGCGATGCGCAATGTCAGCATCGACGTCGATGGCAAGACTTTGGAGGTAAGCACCCGATACTCGAGCCCGGAGCTGATCTTGCATCAGGCAGGCGTCGAGATTAGGCACAAGGATGAGTTTCAGTTAAAGAAATCGGACAAAGAAGAAAAAATTATTGTGCAACGTGCCGTGCCGGTCGTCATTGAGTTCGAGGGCGACAGGCAGAAGGTTTATACGACTCGCAGCAATGTGGGCGAGGTACTCAAGGACTACGGATACGTCGGCGACCGCTTCTCGGCGGAGCTGGACGGGGCAACACGACTTGAAAAAAATCTCAACATCAAGATACACGATTTGGTCGCAGAAAAAGAAAGAGAAGAAGAAGCAAGACGTGCCCAGTCTGTAGAAACATCGCGCGGCGCTATGCGCTATGTGCGTGAGTACGATATGGAAGCGACGGCTTACCTGCCGACCGACGGCGGCGGCAGTGGCATCACGGCTTCTGGTATGCTCGCAGAGCGGGGCGTCGTAGCTGTGGATACGGATGTGATTCCCTTGGGAACGCGCCTCTACATCCCGGGCTACGGTGTGGCCATCGCAGGGGATACGGGCGGCGCCATCAATGGCGAGCGCATCGACCTGTGTATGGAATCCTACGGTGAGGCGATGGAATTCGGCCGCCGTTGGGTCAAGGTTTATGTCTTGGAATAA
- a CDS encoding amino acid permease — MQKQKEMRRGLQNRHLQMIALGGAIGTGLFYGSASTIKLAGPSVMLAYLTGGVVIFLIMRMLGEMAVEEPVSGSFSHYAAKYWGAFPGFLSGWNYWFNYVIVSMAELSVIGIYMNYWLPDLPQWLSALVTLVVITALNLAAVKAYGEMEFWLAIVKVAAIVSMIVLGLYLVFSRPEAFPLNFANLWVHDGFFPNGVWGMLLSITVVMFSFGGIELIGITAGEAADPDRSIPRAINQVIWRILIFYVGAMAVLMALWPWDEVGMEASPFVQIFSNVGIPAAAHILNFVVLTAAVSVYNSAIYSNSRMLYGLAAGGDAPKILASLSRQGVPVVGILISSGVTLLAVLLNYLFPRQVFMLFLSIAMASVIISWGTIVITHLKFRRLYEREGRRAKFRAPFFPVVNYICLAFLVMMYALMTQIPDMQFAVLVLPVWLFVLWLGYRRKKRGIS; from the coding sequence ATGCAGAAACAAAAAGAAATGCGGCGCGGTCTGCAGAATCGCCATTTGCAGATGATCGCGCTCGGCGGTGCCATCGGCACGGGGCTTTTCTATGGCTCGGCGTCGACCATTAAGCTCGCGGGACCTTCCGTCATGCTCGCCTATTTGACGGGCGGCGTCGTCATCTTTCTCATCATGCGCATGCTCGGCGAGATGGCGGTCGAAGAGCCGGTGTCCGGCTCCTTCAGTCACTACGCCGCGAAGTATTGGGGCGCTTTTCCGGGTTTCCTCTCGGGCTGGAACTACTGGTTCAACTACGTCATCGTCAGCATGGCGGAGCTTTCCGTCATTGGCATCTACATGAACTACTGGCTGCCCGACCTGCCGCAGTGGCTCTCGGCGCTCGTCACGCTCGTCGTCATCACGGCGCTGAACCTCGCGGCTGTCAAGGCTTACGGCGAGATGGAATTTTGGCTTGCCATCGTCAAGGTCGCCGCCATCGTCTCGATGATCGTCCTCGGGCTGTATCTCGTCTTTTCACGCCCCGAGGCGTTCCCGCTGAACTTCGCCAACCTCTGGGTGCATGACGGCTTCTTTCCGAATGGCGTTTGGGGCATGCTGCTCTCGATCACCGTCGTCATGTTTTCTTTCGGCGGCATCGAGCTGATCGGTATCACGGCGGGAGAAGCCGCCGACCCTGATCGTTCGATTCCGCGCGCCATCAATCAGGTCATCTGGCGCATCCTCATCTTTTACGTCGGCGCCATGGCGGTGCTCATGGCGCTTTGGCCGTGGGACGAGGTCGGCATGGAGGCAAGCCCCTTCGTGCAGATCTTCTCGAACGTCGGCATCCCTGCCGCCGCGCACATCCTGAACTTCGTCGTCCTGACCGCTGCGGTATCCGTCTACAACTCGGCGATCTACAGCAACTCGCGCATGCTCTACGGACTCGCTGCAGGCGGCGATGCGCCGAAAATTCTCGCGAGTCTGTCGCGTCAGGGCGTGCCCGTCGTCGGCATCCTCATCTCCTCGGGCGTGACGCTTCTCGCCGTACTCCTCAACTACCTGTTCCCCAGACAGGTATTCATGCTCTTTCTCTCCATCGCCATGGCGTCCGTCATCATCAGCTGGGGCACGATCGTCATCACGCATTTGAAATTCCGTCGCCTCTATGAGAGAGAAGGACGCAGGGCGAAGTTCCGTGCCCCCTTCTTTCCCGTTGTCAACTACATCTGCCTAGCGTTCCTCGTCATGATGTACGCT